ATTTTTCTTGACGATATTCCAGACCATGATCCGCGAAAGCTGCTTGCCGCTCCGGTTCAGAAACAGTGCCTGTTCCGATTGATTGCGTTTTGCCAGCACGGGGCGTTCGTGCTGTAGATAGGCTTCCAGCGCGGCGACGGCCACTGGATTCAAGGAAACCATTCGCTCCTTATTCCCTTTGCCGACACATCGGGCATAGCCTTCCTGCAGTTTGACGGCGTTCACTGGCAGGCTGACAATTTCCGTTACGCGGCAGCCGGTGGCATACATCATCGTCAAAATTGCGCGATCGCGGAGTGGATAGCGGTCTTCTTTGCAAGGTGCCATCAGCAGTTCGTTGACTTTTTCCGGGCTCAGTACTTTGGGTAAATATTTCCAGAGTTTGGGAGAGTTCAGCAAGTCAGCCACGCTTTCGGCCAGAATGCCTTCCAGTACCAGGTAACGGAAAAATAATTTAATCGATACCAGATGTCGTGAAACCGTCGTTGCGGCCAGCTTGCGTTTATTGAGATGCTGCA
This genomic interval from Gimesia alba contains the following:
- the xerD gene encoding site-specific tyrosine recombinase XerD — translated: MPPRKRPPANSKFQARKPADPGVHLEPFLNYLEAECGMALNTVSAYRSDIVQFLDWYRKQKPIPLSEVDLKFLSGYLQHLNKRKLAATTVSRHLVSIKLFFRYLVLEGILAESVADLLNSPKLWKYLPKVLSPEKVNELLMAPCKEDRYPLRDRAILTMMYATGCRVTEIVSLPVNAVKLQEGYARCVGKGNKERMVSLNPVAVAALEAYLQHERPVLAKRNQSEQALFLNRSGKQLSRIMVWNIVKKNAARVGCSKEVSPHTLRHSFATHMMAGGAEIRALQELLGHANIRTTQIYTHVDHSRLKAVHQMYHPRG